A single window of Hymenobacter sp. APR13 DNA harbors:
- a CDS encoding T9SS type A sorting domain-containing protein, producing MKKLVLPILLALTTVAAVAPLAQAQTTCPAAPTAITVPATISANTTWTSNNVYLLTDRVYVTNGATLTIQPGTIIKGSGLGTLVIEQGSRLIADGTAAQPIVFTSNQPAGSRNRGDWGGIVILGRAPINQPGTPVIEGVPGRTFGGTDPNDNSGILRYVRIEFPGIALTTGNEINGLTLGGVGAGTIIDYVQVYASGDDAFEWFGGTVNAKHLVAVAATDDDFDTDFGFTGKVQYAVTVRDAAQSDISGSTAFESDNDGQGSALTPLTAPVFSNVSAFLQNVPAVTQFTRAMHLRRNTAISIFNSVFTGWPQGLTLDGSGAQANATSGALVLKNNVLAGITTPYTQQSGGTYNVQGFWEAAGSANTTLATIAALNLNADNFNALNTNGTPNGVPNFVLPAASPLVSGAAFADAKLGGGFFDNVAYRGAFGTTNWAAGWTNFNPNSTCYNLPGQTLSNKAAAEQIQSLSVAPNPTEGAAKLSFELKRAGAVTVRVLDVTGRQVALVADAKFAAGSQVVQLPASLNAGLYVAAVTTEAGTQSVRFVVSK from the coding sequence ATGAAAAAGCTTGTACTCCCCATATTGTTGGCGCTTACCACCGTAGCAGCGGTAGCTCCGCTGGCTCAGGCCCAAACGACCTGCCCTGCGGCACCTACGGCCATCACGGTCCCGGCGACGATTTCGGCTAACACCACCTGGACCAGCAATAACGTGTACCTGCTTACGGACCGGGTATACGTAACCAACGGCGCCACACTGACTATTCAGCCCGGCACCATTATTAAAGGCTCGGGCCTGGGTACGCTGGTGATTGAGCAGGGTTCGCGCCTTATTGCCGACGGCACGGCTGCCCAGCCCATCGTGTTTACGTCCAACCAGCCCGCCGGCAGCCGCAACCGCGGCGACTGGGGCGGCATCGTGATTCTGGGCCGCGCGCCCATCAACCAGCCCGGCACGCCGGTAATTGAGGGCGTCCCCGGCCGTACTTTCGGTGGCACCGACCCCAACGACAACTCCGGTATCCTGCGCTACGTGCGCATCGAGTTTCCCGGCATCGCCCTCACCACCGGCAATGAAATCAACGGTCTGACGCTGGGCGGCGTGGGCGCGGGCACCATCATCGACTACGTGCAGGTATATGCCTCCGGCGACGACGCGTTTGAGTGGTTTGGCGGCACCGTGAATGCCAAGCACCTGGTGGCCGTAGCCGCCACCGACGACGACTTCGACACCGACTTCGGCTTCACGGGCAAAGTGCAGTATGCCGTGACCGTGCGCGACGCCGCGCAGTCGGACATTTCGGGCTCCACTGCCTTCGAATCGGACAATGACGGACAGGGCTCAGCCCTGACGCCCCTGACGGCGCCGGTGTTCTCCAACGTCAGCGCATTTCTGCAGAACGTGCCGGCCGTAACGCAGTTCACGCGCGCCATGCACTTGCGTCGCAACACCGCCATTTCCATCTTCAACTCGGTGTTCACCGGCTGGCCGCAGGGTTTGACGCTGGACGGCTCGGGGGCTCAGGCTAACGCCACAAGCGGCGCGCTGGTGCTGAAAAACAACGTGCTGGCCGGCATCACCACGCCCTACACGCAGCAGTCGGGCGGCACTTACAACGTGCAGGGCTTCTGGGAAGCAGCCGGCAGCGCCAACACCACGCTGGCTACTATTGCAGCCCTCAACCTGAATGCCGACAACTTCAACGCCCTCAACACCAACGGCACCCCGAACGGCGTGCCCAACTTCGTGCTGCCGGCTGCCTCGCCGTTGGTAAGCGGCGCGGCCTTCGCCGATGCCAAGCTGGGTGGCGGCTTCTTTGATAACGTGGCCTACCGCGGCGCTTTTGGCACCACCAACTGGGCAGCGGGCTGGACCAACTTCAACCCGAACTCCACCTGCTACAACCTCCCCGGCCAGACGCTGTCCAACAAAGCGGCTGCCGAGCAGATCCAGAGCCTGAGCGTGGCGCCTAACCCTACAGAAGGGGCCGCCAAGCTCTCATTTGAACTGAAGAGAGCCGGCGCCGTAACGGTGCGTGTGCTCGACGTGACGGGCCGCCAAGTGGCCTTGGTAGCCGACGCTAAGTTTGCAGCCGGTAGCCAAGTGGTGCAATTGCCCGCCTCGCTGAACGCCGGTCTGTACGTGGCCGCCGTCACTACCGAAGCCGGCACGCAGTCGGTGCGCTTCGTGGTGTCGAAGTAA
- a CDS encoding TonB-dependent receptor, with protein sequence MPRFLVLIFSLLFSTLALAQQGSLVGKVVDKKTGEGVIGATVLVTGTTQAAPVDVEGRYELKLDAGTYNITMTYIGYKPLTFPGIQVKVGQPTTLNGSMEENSTALGEVTVTGQKQTGTEVAMIQDLKKSEVVVSGMSNDQIVKSLDRDAAEVVKRIPGVTIQSNNFIVIRGLAERYNTVLLNDALTPSAEVDTRSFSFDILPSSVIDRVLIFKSGSPELPGEMGGGVVKVYTKNSVLENSTSLSLSGWVRSGTTFSNNYMTSARSSTDWLGFDNGKRAQPDGLPDGLVKRSGQNATPADQLTAISRSFRSTTWLPQIGRAMPDLRASLGLNRRFELGSVYLSNVTSLSYSNTHEQYQIQRNRYIKEIDEATGQNTAAYLYNDERALTSMRLGIIHNWQARINNRNRIEFRNFLNQYATDEVVHRTGTNRDGFERDDYALHYQSRTIYSGQLQGSHDLGTNEHTTVSWSGGYNYVFRDEPDYSRYTNSRNLEFNQPYSVNIPNEGNITEASRFFSTLKENTYMGSGQWERRFSGRDTTRANQFKLRAGFYAEYKERDLRNRYFSFIRGQRFNRADLLGLPIDQIFAPQNLDAVTGFTIDEGTRPEDRYTADNTLVAGYVGVVAPISDKFNLSGGVRVEYNRRRLDGAADYKEVRTIPMPSLNATYNFNDRSLLRLAGSVTVNRPEFREIAPYQYYDFTTNSIILGDSTLKTATIYNGDLRYEFYPSRSEMLSFGVFYKYFRDAIEQVTYNQTSTQLWRTYQNADQAYVAGAEVEVRKGLIDISENPFLQRLSFVANASLIYSRVTLADNAANNGFALSGRPLQGQSPYVVNVGAFYQDTDAKWQVSAQYNVIGQRFTFIGDQTQNFSVIEMPRHVIDLAVTKGVGEHLQIKAGIQDLLNQPFRQFYDYDYSSKISSNERGSFGNYRRGTYSTLGLIYNF encoded by the coding sequence ATGCCCCGTTTTTTAGTCTTGATTTTCAGCTTGTTGTTTAGCACACTGGCGCTGGCTCAGCAAGGCTCCCTGGTGGGCAAAGTGGTGGATAAAAAAACCGGTGAAGGTGTCATCGGAGCCACGGTGCTGGTGACGGGCACTACGCAGGCCGCCCCGGTAGATGTAGAAGGCCGCTACGAGCTGAAGCTGGATGCCGGCACCTACAACATCACCATGACCTACATCGGCTATAAGCCGCTGACGTTTCCGGGCATACAAGTAAAGGTCGGCCAGCCAACTACGCTCAATGGCTCGATGGAAGAAAACTCCACGGCCCTGGGCGAAGTAACCGTGACCGGCCAGAAGCAAACCGGCACCGAGGTAGCCATGATCCAGGACCTCAAGAAAAGCGAGGTGGTGGTGAGCGGCATGAGCAACGACCAGATTGTGAAAAGCCTGGACCGCGACGCGGCCGAAGTGGTGAAGCGCATTCCGGGTGTGACCATCCAGAGCAACAACTTCATCGTGATTCGGGGGCTGGCTGAGCGCTACAATACAGTGCTGCTGAACGATGCCCTCACGCCTTCGGCCGAGGTAGACACCCGCTCGTTTTCGTTTGACATCCTGCCCAGCTCGGTGATTGACCGGGTTCTGATTTTCAAGTCGGGCTCACCAGAGCTGCCGGGCGAGATGGGCGGCGGTGTGGTGAAGGTATACACCAAGAACAGCGTGCTGGAAAATTCCACCAGCCTGAGCCTCTCGGGCTGGGTGCGCAGTGGCACCACGTTCAGCAACAACTACATGACCAGCGCCCGTAGCAGCACCGACTGGCTGGGCTTCGACAACGGCAAGCGCGCCCAACCCGACGGCTTGCCCGACGGCTTGGTAAAGCGCAGCGGCCAGAACGCCACGCCCGCCGACCAGCTGACGGCCATCAGCCGCTCTTTCCGGAGCACTACCTGGCTGCCCCAAATCGGGCGCGCCATGCCCGACCTGCGGGCTTCGCTGGGGCTGAACCGCCGCTTCGAACTGGGCTCGGTGTATCTGAGCAACGTAACGTCGCTGTCGTACTCCAACACGCACGAGCAGTACCAGATCCAGCGCAACCGCTACATCAAGGAAATTGACGAAGCCACCGGGCAGAACACAGCTGCTTATCTCTATAATGACGAGCGGGCCCTGACCAGCATGCGGCTGGGCATCATCCACAACTGGCAGGCACGCATCAACAACCGTAACCGAATTGAATTCCGCAACTTCCTCAACCAGTACGCCACCGATGAGGTAGTGCACCGCACGGGCACCAACCGCGACGGGTTTGAGCGCGACGACTACGCTTTGCACTACCAGAGCCGCACCATCTACTCGGGCCAGCTGCAGGGCTCGCACGACTTGGGCACCAATGAGCATACCACGGTATCGTGGTCAGGCGGCTACAACTACGTGTTCCGCGACGAGCCTGACTACAGCCGCTACACCAACTCCCGTAACCTGGAGTTCAACCAGCCTTACTCCGTCAACATCCCCAACGAGGGCAATATCACGGAGGCCAGCCGCTTCTTCTCTACGCTCAAGGAAAACACCTATATGGGCAGCGGGCAGTGGGAACGCCGCTTCTCGGGCCGCGACACCACCCGCGCCAACCAGTTCAAGCTGCGGGCTGGCTTCTACGCCGAGTATAAGGAGCGCGACCTGCGCAACCGTTACTTCTCCTTCATCCGGGGGCAGCGCTTCAACCGCGCCGACCTGCTGGGCTTGCCCATCGACCAGATATTTGCGCCGCAGAACCTGGACGCCGTAACGGGCTTCACGATTGACGAAGGCACCCGCCCCGAAGACCGTTACACCGCCGACAATACGCTGGTGGCCGGCTACGTGGGCGTGGTAGCGCCCATCTCTGATAAGTTCAATCTCTCGGGTGGGGTGCGCGTGGAGTACAACCGCCGCCGCCTCGACGGGGCCGCCGACTATAAGGAGGTGCGCACCATTCCGATGCCTTCGCTGAACGCCACCTACAACTTCAACGACCGGTCGTTGCTGCGCCTGGCCGGCAGCGTGACGGTGAACCGCCCCGAGTTCCGCGAAATCGCGCCGTATCAGTACTACGACTTCACCACCAACTCCATCATCCTCGGCGACTCGACGCTGAAAACGGCCACGATCTACAACGGCGACCTGCGTTACGAGTTCTACCCGTCGCGCTCCGAGATGCTGTCGTTCGGGGTGTTCTACAAGTACTTCCGCGACGCCATCGAGCAGGTGACCTACAACCAGACCAGCACCCAGCTCTGGCGCACCTACCAGAATGCCGACCAGGCCTACGTGGCTGGTGCCGAAGTGGAAGTGCGTAAAGGACTAATTGATATTTCAGAAAATCCTTTTCTGCAGCGCCTGTCATTTGTGGCTAATGCTTCGCTGATCTACAGCCGCGTAACGCTGGCCGACAACGCTGCCAACAACGGCTTCGCGCTGTCGGGCCGGCCGCTGCAGGGCCAGTCGCCATACGTGGTGAACGTGGGCGCTTTCTACCAGGACACGGATGCCAAGTGGCAGGTGTCGGCCCAGTACAACGTTATCGGGCAGCGCTTCACCTTCATCGGCGACCAGACCCAGAACTTCTCGGTGATTGAGATGCCGCGCCACGTTATTGACCTGGCCGTGACCAAGGGCGTAGGCGAGCACCTGCAGATCAAGGCCGGTATTCAGGATTTGCTCAACCAGCCGTTCCGCCAGTTCTACGACTACGATTACAGCAGCAAGATCAGCTCGAACGAGCGGGGCTCGTTCGGCAACTACCGCCGCGGCACCTACTCCACGCTGGGTTTGATCTACAATTTCTAA